The following proteins are co-located in the Manihot esculenta cultivar AM560-2 chromosome 9, M.esculenta_v8, whole genome shotgun sequence genome:
- the LOC110623626 gene encoding myb family transcription factor PHL7, with translation MGSSRTDGSGKERLRWTQELHDRFERAVNQLGGPDRATPKGILKAMSIPGLTIYHVKSHLQKYRISKFIPESNNKGKFERRNISELLPNFSATSGAQLNEALKMQMEVQRRLSDQLEVQKSLKNKIEAQGRFLERIVQEHRNRTVNIQKHKQSFSPTSLPFLCEYSESNAKDFESDDEGDRSDQIHYNEDDEFQPLKRFRTENDVLPSRYKLEELNSDPYNNQTSELNLYPWSNMSCSSPLVPSFF, from the exons ATGGGTTCAAGTCGAACAGATGGCTCCGGCAAGGAGCGGTTGCGTTGGACACAAGAACTACATGATCGGTTCGAAAGGGCTGTGAATCAACTCGGTGGTCCTGATA GGGCGACCCCTAAGGGTATCTTGAAAGCTATGAGCATTCCTGGGCTCACCATCTACCATGTCAAGAGCCACTTGCAG AAATACAGGATCTCAAAATTTATCCCAGAATCAAACAACA AAGGCAAGTTCGAGAGGAGAAATATATCAGAACTTCTACCAAATTTCAGTGCAACGTC AGGTGCTCAACTTAATGAAGCATTAAAGATGCAGATGGAAGTGCAAAGACGACTCAGTGATCAACTTGAG GTCCAAAAGAGCTTGAAGAATAAAATTGAAGCCCAAGGAAGATTCCTAGAGAGGATTGTGCAGGAACATAGAAACCGAACAGTGAACATTCAAAAACACAAGCAATCTTTCTCACCTACATCACTGCCATTCCTCTGCGAATATTCAGAATCAAACGCAAAGGATTTCGAATCAGACGACGAGGGTGACAGAAGTGATCAAATACACTACAATGAAGACGACGAGTTTCAACCTCTCAAGAGGTTTAGAACTGAAAACGATGTGTTGCCGTCACGATACAAACTCGAAGAACTCAACTCGGATCCTTACAATAATCAAACCTCGGAACTCAACTTGTATCCTTGGAGCAATATGTCTTGTTCATCGCCTCTTGTCCCAAGCTTTTTCTAA